A genomic window from Halomonas sp. LR3S48 includes:
- a CDS encoding tripartite tricarboxylate transporter TctB family protein, whose amino-acid sequence MTFNDRIFGVLLIALAVAYGWGASQFPEPFGGSEAIGPDTFPTLLAVVLGLSSLYLIVRPDPDNAWPWSRTGVELVVAVVVLVFYAMLLEPLGFIISTTLAVGTLCWRMGAEPLRAYLVGAVAGVVVFLLFNFALDLALPLGLLSFLEVS is encoded by the coding sequence ATGACATTCAACGACCGCATTTTCGGTGTTCTGCTGATTGCCCTGGCCGTCGCGTACGGCTGGGGCGCCAGCCAGTTTCCCGAACCGTTCGGTGGGTCCGAGGCGATCGGACCCGATACCTTTCCTACACTGCTGGCCGTGGTGCTGGGGCTGTCGAGCCTCTACCTGATCGTACGGCCTGACCCGGACAATGCCTGGCCCTGGAGCCGTACCGGCGTCGAGCTGGTCGTCGCCGTGGTCGTGCTGGTGTTCTACGCCATGCTGCTCGAGCCGCTCGGCTTCATCATCAGCACCACGCTGGCCGTGGGCACCCTGTGTTGGCGCATGGGGGCCGAGCCGCTGCGCGCCTACCTGGTCGGGGCGGTAGCGGGCGTGGTGGTCTTCCTGCTGTTCAACTTCGCCCTCGACCTCGCGCTGCCGCTGGGTCTGCTCTCGTTCCTGGAGGTGAGCTGA